GCTCTTTGTCGTCGGCCTTGCGCGTGATCTCTTCACCGTTGTCCGGATTCGTCCCTTTCGTCTCGGGCACATCGAGCGGAGAAGGCAAGTAGTCCACCACCGCGTCGAGCAGCGGCTGCACACCTTTATTCTTGAACGACGTTCCCACGACCACCGGGAAAACCTTCAGCGCAATCGTCGACTTGCGCAGCGACTTCCGCAGTTCGTCGGCGGTAATCTCTTCGCCTTCCAGAAACTTGTGCAGAATTTCGTCGTCGTTTTCGGCGATGCTTTCGACCAGTTGCGCGTGGAAGGCTTCGGCCTTCTTTTTCAGCTCCGCGGGAATTTCTTCCGTGGTGTACTCCGCGCCCATGGTTTCGTCTTTCCAGACGATCGCCTTCATGTTGATCAGGTCAACGACGCCGACAAACTTCGCTTCCTGGCCGATGGGAATCTGAATCGCGATGGGCTTGGCGCTGAGGCGCTTGCGGATGGTATCGACGGCATGCTCGAAATCGGCGCCCATCTTATCGATCTTGTTGATGAAGCAAATGCGCGGGACGCCGTACTTATCGGCCTGGCGCCAGACTTTTTCCGACTGCGGCTGCACGCCATGCACCGCGTCAAACACCGCGACCGCACCGTCCAGAACGCGCAGCGAACGCTCCACTTCCGCCGTGAAATCGACGTGGCCGGGAGTATCGATGATATTGATGCGAATGTCGCGCCAGGTGCAGGTCGTCGCCGCTGAGGTAATCGTGATGCCGCGCTCCTGCTCCTGCTCCATCCAGTCCATGGTGGCCGTGCCCTCGTGCACCTCTCCGATGCGGTGCGTCCGCCCCGTATAAAACAGGATGCGCTCCGTCGTAGTGGTCTTGCCGGCATCGATGTGGGCCATGATGCCGATGTTTCTGCAGCGTTCTAATGGGACTGTTCTGGGCACGACAATTAACTCTTTCTGGGCTCCAACTTCAGTTCAGTTCTGATTTAGTAATTGGGAAATTTAGTAATTGTGTAATTGAAAAATGATTCGCGCTCTTGATCTTCAATTACTAAATTACTCAATTTCCCAATGACTCAATCTCTTACCATCTGTAATGCGCGAACGCCTTATTGGCTTCCGCCATGCGGTGCACATCTTCTTTTTTCTTAATCGCCGCACCTTTACCCGAGGCGGCATCCAGCAATTCGTTGGTCAACTTGTCGACCATGCCTTTTTCGCCGCGAGCCCGGGCATAGGTAATCAGCCAGCGAATTCCCAGCGACGTCCGGCGGTCGGCATTCACTTCCACCGGCACCTGATAGTTGGCGCCACCGACGCGGCGGGTCTTCACTTCGAGCAAAGGTTTCGCGTTCTCGACCGCCTTCTTGAAAAGCTTCAGGGCTTCGTCGCCGCCCTTGGATTCCACGCGCTTCAGAGCTTCGTAGAAGATGCCTTCGGCGGTCGAGCGCTTGCCCTGCCACATCATCGAGTTGATAAACTTCGTCACCAGGTCCGATTGATACACGGCATCGGCCGGGACGGTCCGCTTTGCGATATGTCCTTTACGAGGCATTCAGCTTCTAGCTCCTAGCTCATAGCCTTCCAGCTTGAGCTTGCCAACAACTAAACTTAACGACTAAGCACAGAACGACTGTCCTTAAGCCTTCTTGTCGCCCTTTTTGCTGCGCTTGGCGCCGTACTTCGAGCGGCCCTGCTGGCGGCCGGCAACGCCTACCGCGTCCAGCGTGCCGCGAATCACGTGATAGCGCACACCGGGCAGATCCTTCACGCGGCCGCCGCGGATGAGCACGATCGAGTGCTCCTGCAGATTGTGGCCGACGCCGGGTATATACGTCGTGACTTCAATTCCGTTCGTCAGGCGAACGCGCGCCACTTTGCGCAAAGCCGAGTTCGGCTTCTTCGGCGTCTGCGTGTACACGCGGGTGCAAACTCCGCGCTTCTGCGGACATCCCTGCAACGCAGGGCTCGCCGTCTTGTACCGAGGCCGTTTGCGGCCTTGAGCCACCAACTGGTTAAACGTAGGCACTCTTCGCCACTCCTTAAGCCGCGCACCATCCTGCCTTTACGCGCAGACGGCGCAGCTGCAATACCTGTTCTAAACGTGCATCCGTGGGCATAGCCGACTCAGGTTTGTCAAACCGCGCTTAACAAACAAGGCCAAACCATTACTTCTCGCCGCGCGGCTTCACGACCGCAAGCTCACGCCAGAGAGATTCTGGATTCCCTTAGACTTTCGCTGCCGACGGTGGCGCCCGGCCAAACTCCGGGGGCACTCCGTTTCGTCAGCCTTGCCCTGCATATCCTTCCACAATAGGGCGGAAGGCACCGCAGGAACGTTTCAGCGAGGAATGTTTTCGAATCCGCACTTCACTCGAAAACACATTTCTCTTCGTCTATAGCTCTACTGCAAGTTTTCTGCGCTCTTATACCGCACACACTACCGCAGAAAAACCCACAGCACACTGCAAGCCTGGATGTACTCGCGGAACCAAACTAATATAGCAAGTTGCCGCAAACATCGTCAACTCGTCTTTTTGCATCCCACCCAAAGATGTTTCGGAGCGGGCTGGCAAGGGGTCTGAATCGCGCCGCTTGCCGATTCCGCGTCCAGCCTCTACACTACAGGTTTTCCAATTCATTCAGAGTAAGAGTTTCGTCCACGCCGATTTCGGCCCTTGGGCTGGAACTTCGCTTAAAGACTGGGTTGAGCGCCCTGTGCAAGAGAGGACTACGGGGCACGATTGACGGAGGGGTGCACGATTGACGGAGGGGTGCAAGATTGAAAGAGTGGTGCATGCGTAGGTTGCTTTCGAGAGCGTTACCGTTGGCATTCGCGGTCCTTTCTCTGTGGAGCATCAGCGGCTGCGGCGGGGGAACCAAAGCCGGCCCGCCTATTTTTCCCGGGCGCATCATCCTGAGCCCGGGCGGATCCTCCTCGCTGGTGCTGGGCGGTACGCTGAGTTTTACCGCCTCCGCGTCCACCACTTCGGGGACGAATATTGCGACCACGATCACCTACTCCTCCAGCGACACCTCGATTCTGACTCTCGCGCCCAACGGCGTCGCCTGTGCCGGACAGTGGGACATCGCATTCACCACCTGCACTCCCGGCGCGACGGGCCCGGTTCAGGTAACGGCCTCCGCTCTGGGCGCCCACAGCATTCCTACTTGGGTGTTCGTTCATCCGCCTATCGACAGCATCACCGTCACGGGAGTTCTGCTCGATGGCGTCCCGGTGCAGGAACCTTGTCTCTCGCAAAGTCAATCTATGAGCGTGGAGGCCCACGCCTACAGTCAGGGTGTCGATATTACCGCGGCGGTCGGTCCGTTCACCTTTTCTGCGAACAATGCCACCGTCGTCAATCTCATCCCGCTCGTCAATACCTTCTATAATTTTCCGACGAATCAGGCCACGGCTGCAGCTCTTTTTCCGGGAATCACTCAGATCTACGCCTCTGCCAGCGGAGTCTCCAGTTCGACGTTCGCGCAGCCGCAGTTCCAGAATCCGA
This genomic stretch from Candidatus Sulfotelmatobacter sp. harbors:
- the rpsG gene encoding 30S ribosomal protein S7, with protein sequence MPRKGHIAKRTVPADAVYQSDLVTKFINSMMWQGKRSTAEGIFYEALKRVESKGGDEALKLFKKAVENAKPLLEVKTRRVGGANYQVPVEVNADRRTSLGIRWLITYARARGEKGMVDKLTNELLDAASGKGAAIKKKEDVHRMAEANKAFAHYRW
- the rpsL gene encoding 30S ribosomal protein S12; protein product: MPTFNQLVAQGRKRPRYKTASPALQGCPQKRGVCTRVYTQTPKKPNSALRKVARVRLTNGIEVTTYIPGVGHNLQEHSIVLIRGGRVKDLPGVRYHVIRGTLDAVGVAGRQQGRSKYGAKRSKKGDKKA